A genomic window from Salirhabdus salicampi includes:
- a CDS encoding DMT family transporter produces the protein MTTKKFFQHPLGVMFAAVTATFLWGSALPFVKWSYEVLDIHPNETWEQLLFAGYRFFLASLMIIVFFQLIGRGIGKITLSSTFTLARIGFFQTFLQYILFYIGLSHSTGIQGSIIAGSTSFFQMLLAHFIYQNDRMNAKKSIGLVVGFSGVVLVNVQQGTLTLAFGLGEILLTFAMLTSAFGNILAREGSQKLPVPYLTAYQMLIGSVGLLVIGGLNVGWFPFDFTGKAVMLLIYLSFISAAGFILWNNVMKYNKVGNVSIYLFLVPMFGVMLSGIVLKESVHMFALLGLALVVSGIIIVNKKSKKPQVQKEV, from the coding sequence ATGACAACAAAAAAGTTTTTTCAACATCCTTTAGGGGTAATGTTTGCAGCTGTAACAGCAACCTTTTTATGGGGAAGTGCGCTCCCTTTTGTGAAGTGGAGTTATGAAGTTTTAGATATACATCCTAATGAGACATGGGAACAGTTACTGTTTGCAGGTTATCGATTCTTCTTAGCTTCTTTGATGATAATCGTGTTTTTTCAACTGATTGGTAGAGGGATAGGGAAGATTACACTGTCGTCTACTTTTACATTAGCAAGAATCGGTTTTTTCCAAACGTTTTTACAGTATATTCTTTTTTATATTGGTTTAAGTCACTCAACTGGAATTCAAGGATCGATTATTGCGGGTTCAACTTCTTTTTTTCAAATGTTATTGGCTCATTTTATATATCAAAATGATCGTATGAATGCGAAGAAGTCCATTGGACTTGTAGTAGGTTTTTCAGGGGTTGTACTTGTAAACGTGCAACAAGGAACGTTAACGTTAGCTTTTGGCTTAGGAGAAATATTGCTGACATTTGCGATGTTAACTAGTGCATTTGGGAACATTTTAGCACGGGAAGGGAGTCAAAAACTCCCAGTCCCTTATTTAACAGCGTATCAAATGTTGATCGGCTCGGTTGGCTTACTAGTTATCGGTGGGTTAAATGTAGGATGGTTCCCTTTTGACTTTACCGGGAAAGCCGTTATGCTGTTAATATATCTGTCCTTTATATCAGCGGCAGGCTTTATACTATGGAACAATGTAATGAAGTATAACAAGGTAGGGAATGTATCCATTTATCTATTTTTAGTACCAATGTTCGGTGTTATGTTATCAGGGATTGTTCTTAAAGAATCGGTTCACATGTTTGCCTTATTAGGTTTAGCACTTGTGGTGTCCGGAATTATCATTGTAAATAAGAAGAGTAAAAAACCCCAGGTTCAGAAGGAAGTTTAA
- a CDS encoding MFS transporter, translating to MQPVSAKTRFFILVSLVGISGFSQGMLLPLIAVILEQANVSSTINGLHATGLYIGVLLASPFMERPLQKFGFKPVILTGGALVFTSLFFFTLWESLWFWFMLRMAIGIGDHILHFATQTWITTTSHENNRGRDIAFYGMSFGIGFTLGPLMTRFLSIHPGLPFIISALLSMAVWSLMFLLRNEFPEQDQELDTTTKGSFIRFWEALKIAWVAFLLPLTYGFLEATLHGNFPVYGMRIGHSVDMLSIIIPCFAAGSLISQIPLGTLSDKVGRKPILLYVLFLGAISFLFASIFETSAFSLIILFTLSGMFVGSLFSLGISYMADLLPKRLLPAGNILCGISFSVGSITGPLLGGLFIEFFPMFSFFHIITVTLIIVFTAVLIKKPTKKPLAERG from the coding sequence ATGCAACCTGTTTCAGCAAAAACTAGATTTTTTATATTAGTTAGTTTAGTCGGTATTTCAGGCTTCTCCCAAGGAATGTTACTACCTTTAATCGCAGTCATTTTGGAACAAGCGAACGTGTCGTCGACAATAAATGGTCTTCATGCAACTGGCTTATACATCGGGGTTTTATTAGCCTCCCCCTTCATGGAAAGGCCGTTACAAAAATTTGGCTTTAAACCTGTGATACTAACAGGTGGTGCCTTAGTATTCACCTCTCTATTTTTCTTTACGTTATGGGAATCTTTGTGGTTTTGGTTCATGTTAAGAATGGCCATTGGCATTGGGGATCATATTTTGCATTTCGCAACCCAAACATGGATTACAACTACAAGTCATGAAAATAATCGAGGAAGAGACATCGCATTTTATGGAATGTCCTTTGGGATAGGTTTTACGCTAGGTCCGTTAATGACCCGGTTTTTATCCATACATCCTGGCTTACCCTTTATTATTAGTGCGCTATTAAGTATGGCTGTTTGGTCCCTTATGTTTTTATTACGTAATGAGTTTCCTGAGCAGGATCAAGAATTAGATACGACAACAAAAGGGTCGTTTATCCGCTTTTGGGAAGCGTTAAAGATTGCTTGGGTTGCATTTCTATTACCGTTAACTTACGGATTTTTGGAAGCAACACTTCACGGCAACTTCCCTGTATATGGTATGCGTATTGGGCACTCTGTTGATATGTTATCGATTATTATACCGTGCTTTGCGGCCGGAAGTTTAATTTCCCAAATCCCATTAGGGACATTGAGCGATAAAGTTGGCCGAAAACCGATCTTATTGTATGTGTTATTTTTAGGGGCTATTTCTTTTTTATTTGCATCCATTTTCGAAACCTCCGCCTTTTCATTAATTATTTTATTTACACTTAGCGGGATGTTTGTCGGTTCATTATTCTCATTAGGGATATCGTATATGGCGGATCTGTTACCGAAACGACTTTTACCTGCTGGAAATATTTTGTGTGGTATTTCATTTAGTGTTGGAAGCATTACCGGCCCGCTGCTAGGCGGTTTATTCATTGAGTTTTTCCCGATGTTCTCGTTTTTTCACATTATTACAGTCACGTTGATCATCGTTTTTACAGCAGTGCTTATCAAGAAACCAACAAAAAAACCCCTTGCAGAAAGAGGTTAA
- a CDS encoding YfkD famly protein, giving the protein MKKHISSMFIFVIIAAVVNPFNVFAKEENVKDKKEEKVPSHVLNISKENTYPNSSKDQTVLEPNALAKQLINSSNVKIDNPDLIKMLNESSLKPSKLAIGYRGEIYLGDWPLNYKSKETNVNWEYQQINVNRLDNLGGNNKKTLNYSQEDHKTIKGGLTSKIEKSDNVRKMMLQEAKKDTDLPLSFETIFGKGTKTGQSYGIPPKKVGYLYAFAPAVNEKGVVTFGEVYLVLKGSKKFLEVRNVTKQGIGAWIPIQDHVSFTFQLKDQ; this is encoded by the coding sequence ATGAAAAAGCATATCTCCAGCATGTTCATCTTCGTCATCATTGCTGCAGTTGTAAACCCGTTCAATGTTTTTGCGAAAGAAGAGAATGTGAAAGATAAGAAGGAAGAAAAAGTACCTAGTCACGTCTTAAATATTTCAAAGGAGAACACATATCCAAACTCGTCTAAGGATCAAACTGTCCTAGAACCGAATGCTCTGGCAAAACAGCTTATCAATTCATCTAATGTAAAAATTGATAATCCGGACTTAATTAAAATGCTCAATGAATCTTCTCTTAAGCCATCTAAACTAGCCATTGGATATCGAGGGGAGATCTATTTAGGGGATTGGCCGCTAAATTACAAATCAAAAGAAACAAATGTAAATTGGGAGTATCAACAAATTAATGTGAACCGGTTAGATAATTTAGGTGGTAACAATAAGAAGACGCTTAATTACAGCCAAGAGGACCATAAGACGATTAAAGGTGGACTCACGTCTAAAATTGAAAAAAGCGATAATGTTAGAAAAATGATGTTACAAGAAGCGAAAAAGGACACAGATTTACCGTTATCATTTGAGACCATTTTCGGTAAGGGGACAAAAACAGGCCAATCCTACGGTATCCCACCGAAAAAAGTTGGCTACTTATATGCCTTCGCTCCGGCCGTAAACGAGAAAGGTGTCGTTACTTTTGGTGAAGTTTACTTAGTTTTAAAAGGTTCGAAAAAGTTTTTAGAAGTGCGAAATGTAACGAAGCAAGGCATCGGGGCATGGATACCAATACAGGACCACGTATCCTTTACATTCCAGCTTAAAGACCAATAA
- a CDS encoding SE1561 family protein, whose product MYDQQEKVIELKQRLAEVMTRIEGIEPEKLTVEDIDEFIHVLDQLEEKCK is encoded by the coding sequence ATGTACGATCAACAGGAAAAAGTTATAGAACTAAAACAACGCTTAGCAGAAGTCATGACAAGGATAGAAGGTATTGAACCAGAGAAGCTGACAGTGGAAGATATCGATGAGTTTATTCATGTTCTAGATCAACTGGAAGAAAAATGTAAGTAA
- a CDS encoding mechanosensitive ion channel family protein codes for MSSVFETSQEMINSFSENTLLQILIVGTITLIVVFAVRKVVEQFFRRTSLIEERVEQTLEAMINSIVRYAATFGFIIFVLVRLFHIPIGQILAGAGIVGIVVGLGAQSLIRDFLSGLFLLYEKQLHKGDFITINNTFHGTVEDIGLRFLKIREWSGKLLTISNGQINTIQNYNFEFMRVIEKVTTSFYEDPDKVMHALQIACHKMNEQLDSYLRIDEEGNKVEPFQIYGMTSLNDGYRGYQYTVTGVVNDDGYWMAARKVRFIIAETMFEHNIKMAEQHIDVRSASGIMPE; via the coding sequence ATGAGTTCTGTTTTCGAAACATCACAAGAAATGATCAATTCGTTTAGTGAAAATACACTTCTGCAAATTCTCATTGTTGGAACCATAACCTTGATCGTTGTGTTTGCAGTCCGAAAAGTTGTTGAGCAGTTTTTTCGGAGAACGAGCCTTATAGAAGAAAGGGTTGAACAAACTCTTGAAGCTATGATTAATTCCATTGTGCGCTATGCTGCCACATTCGGTTTTATTATCTTCGTTCTCGTTAGACTCTTTCACATTCCAATCGGCCAAATATTAGCTGGGGCGGGTATTGTTGGTATAGTAGTCGGTCTTGGCGCCCAAAGCTTGATTAGAGACTTTTTATCAGGTTTGTTCCTTCTTTATGAGAAACAATTGCACAAAGGCGATTTTATCACAATTAATAATACGTTTCACGGTACAGTTGAAGATATTGGCTTACGATTTTTAAAAATAAGAGAGTGGAGCGGCAAATTATTAACAATTAGTAACGGACAAATCAATACAATTCAAAATTACAATTTCGAATTCATGCGGGTAATCGAAAAAGTAACAACAAGTTTTTATGAAGATCCAGATAAAGTGATGCACGCCTTACAGATCGCTTGTCATAAAATGAATGAGCAATTAGATTCTTATTTACGTATCGATGAAGAAGGTAATAAAGTAGAGCCCTTTCAAATATACGGCATGACATCATTAAACGATGGATATAGAGGCTATCAGTACACTGTAACAGGTGTTGTGAATGACGATGGGTATTGGATGGCTGCACGGAAAGTTCGTTTCATTATTGCGGAAACGATGTTTGAGCATAATATTAAGATGGCTGAACAACACATTGATGTAAGGTCCGCTTCTGGCATAATGCCAGAATAA